Proteins from a genomic interval of Paenibacillus sp. FSL R5-0623:
- a CDS encoding endo-beta-N-acetylglucosaminidase, giving the protein MTRKLKPKALIPKVTAMILTTALLGQVVASSVYAGDTLPYTGESAKGVNQPYQHGYTSAQILNWTPESDIHGDLLRAHVPLQPRNESFAATQAYPELSPDTQLFTMSGDYGNAFFDSTPYTNEFSQYLFNYWQYTDYYSYWHGMASAGVPEELYDPSKEWTEKYFEFGILNIPNPAYTNAAHKNGVKSIANIFFSDNDRGPQTYKQMLIQDENGNFPVAEKLAEMAKYYNFDGYFFNQEEVARGVAPEDIASYKKFMKYLRDKGLYVQWYDSTINTTGKIQYQNQFNGLNSPFVQDSVLGRVSDSIFLNYVWNHKMLRDSRDHALSLGLDPLETVFAGVEGGHDKFGRWKQSYDLRHNLDENGQPMNSIATLGADFTHNALDEEMGDGSTNHRAEDEYQWMTFVRDRAWWSGPNQDPTDARRNASADLSDVYASGSNWDGIAAYLTERSVINGSNFATSFNTGHGLKYYEDGAVSNDKEWSNINIQDIPVTWQWWMDSEGDKLSVDFDYGPSYEKGARYNYDSIGAFNGGSSLVVNGTLNAENFLRLYKTDLSVNGQSKLELTYNKSSTSDTSSLHVGLIFEDDPSNVVNVNVPNSGQHTEGWKTASLDLSAYQGKTIAAMGLSFDPNGESIENYQMNIGEIRMFDGSAAVPDAPTGFHIAKALTNTDELVVAWDMKDYSEVKQYNLYENGAYVGGVYDSTFYIKSLKQPSGELSIRAVGADGTESEATVLPYDLNAAVQNMDVKFKKNGDAIVSWKNPKKAKDSGKDKDKDKNTGKDKDKNKDKGKGNESIQLTLQTEYTKEPFTKSLQVKKGKQSAVLTGLPTNGEHYVLNIAIGDQNPVTHTGQLADLQITPYAKEKVTVKYGKYTLALPDLEDWYKIYVYENGVASEFGVTYVSQKFPYIIRGRTKLSELTFTPSSSNSSLKLVIEDYAGNQATTILR; this is encoded by the coding sequence ATGACACGCAAACTCAAACCAAAAGCCCTCATTCCCAAGGTAACGGCCATGATCCTGACTACGGCTCTGCTTGGACAAGTTGTTGCATCATCCGTTTATGCCGGAGACACGCTCCCTTACACCGGTGAAAGTGCCAAAGGGGTGAATCAGCCCTATCAACACGGGTACACCTCGGCCCAGATTCTGAACTGGACACCCGAAAGTGATATCCATGGCGATTTACTTCGTGCCCATGTTCCCTTGCAGCCCCGTAATGAATCATTCGCTGCCACACAGGCTTATCCTGAGCTTAGCCCGGACACCCAACTGTTCACAATGAGTGGGGATTACGGCAATGCATTCTTCGATAGCACACCTTATACCAATGAATTCAGCCAGTACCTCTTTAATTATTGGCAATATACAGACTACTATAGCTATTGGCACGGCATGGCCTCTGCGGGAGTACCTGAGGAGCTGTATGACCCGAGTAAAGAATGGACGGAGAAATACTTCGAGTTTGGTATTTTGAACATTCCGAATCCGGCCTACACCAATGCAGCCCACAAAAATGGCGTCAAATCCATTGCCAACATCTTTTTCTCGGACAATGACCGTGGGCCACAAACCTATAAACAAATGCTGATCCAGGATGAAAACGGTAATTTCCCTGTGGCCGAGAAACTGGCCGAGATGGCGAAGTACTACAACTTCGATGGATATTTCTTCAATCAGGAAGAGGTTGCCCGGGGTGTAGCCCCTGAGGATATCGCTTCCTACAAGAAATTCATGAAATATCTAAGAGATAAAGGCCTGTACGTTCAGTGGTATGATTCCACCATCAATACAACAGGTAAGATTCAATACCAGAACCAATTCAATGGGCTCAACAGTCCCTTTGTGCAGGATTCCGTTCTCGGCAGAGTCTCGGATTCCATCTTCCTGAATTATGTGTGGAACCACAAGATGCTCCGCGATTCCCGTGATCATGCCCTTAGTCTGGGACTGGATCCACTGGAAACCGTATTTGCTGGTGTCGAAGGTGGACATGACAAATTCGGCCGCTGGAAGCAATCCTATGACCTGCGCCATAACCTGGATGAGAACGGTCAGCCTATGAACAGCATCGCGACATTGGGTGCTGACTTCACCCACAACGCTCTGGATGAAGAGATGGGCGATGGCAGCACCAATCACCGAGCTGAGGATGAGTACCAGTGGATGACCTTTGTACGCGATCGTGCCTGGTGGTCTGGTCCAAATCAAGACCCAACGGATGCACGTCGTAATGCATCTGCTGATCTGTCGGATGTGTATGCTTCCGGTTCAAATTGGGATGGAATCGCTGCGTATCTGACCGAACGCTCCGTTATCAACGGCTCCAATTTTGCGACCAGCTTCAATACAGGTCACGGCCTGAAATATTATGAAGACGGTGCTGTCTCGAACGATAAAGAATGGTCGAATATCAACATTCAGGATATCCCTGTCACTTGGCAATGGTGGATGGATAGTGAAGGCGACAAGCTCAGTGTTGATTTTGACTATGGTCCCTCTTATGAGAAAGGCGCAAGGTACAACTATGACTCCATTGGCGCGTTTAATGGCGGCAGCTCTCTCGTGGTGAACGGCACACTGAACGCGGAGAACTTCCTGCGCCTGTACAAGACCGACCTGTCCGTCAACGGACAATCGAAACTGGAACTGACGTATAACAAATCGTCGACTAGTGACACTTCTTCCCTGCATGTTGGGTTGATCTTCGAAGATGATCCATCCAACGTGGTCAACGTAAATGTTCCTAATTCAGGCCAGCATACGGAAGGCTGGAAGACAGCTTCGCTTGATTTGAGCGCCTATCAAGGCAAAACCATTGCCGCTATGGGACTATCCTTTGACCCGAATGGCGAGTCTATCGAGAATTATCAGATGAATATTGGTGAGATCCGTATGTTCGACGGTTCAGCGGCTGTACCGGATGCACCGACCGGATTCCATATTGCCAAAGCACTGACCAACACCGATGAACTCGTTGTCGCATGGGACATGAAGGACTATTCAGAGGTCAAACAATACAATTTATATGAAAATGGCGCCTATGTAGGCGGCGTGTATGATTCCACTTTTTATATCAAATCGCTAAAACAGCCTTCTGGTGAACTGTCCATTCGTGCTGTTGGTGCAGATGGTACCGAAAGTGAAGCAACCGTCTTGCCTTATGATCTGAATGCAGCCGTTCAGAATATGGATGTGAAATTCAAAAAGAATGGCGATGCTATTGTAAGCTGGAAAAACCCAAAAAAAGCAAAAGATTCGGGCAAAGATAAAGATAAAGATAAGAATACCGGTAAAGACAAGGATAAAAATAAAGACAAAGGTAAAGGCAATGAGTCTATTCAACTCACACTACAAACCGAATACACAAAAGAACCTTTCACCAAGTCACTTCAGGTCAAAAAAGGAAAACAGTCTGCCGTCCTGACCGGACTTCCGACCAATGGTGAACATTACGTGCTGAACATTGCCATTGGCGACCAAAATCCGGTGACCCACACCGGACAGCTCGCAGATCTTCAGATTACACCATACGCCAAGGAAAAGGTGACGGTAAAATATGGAAAGTACACATTAGCCCTCCCGGATCTGGAGGACTGGTACAAGATCTATGTATATGAAAATGGGGTGGCAAGCGAGTTCGGAGTCACTTATGTTTCGCAGAAATTCCCGTATATCATTCGGGGAAGAACGAAGCTGAGTGAACTGACCTTCACGCCATCGTCCAGCAACAGCTCATTGAAGCTGGTCATTGAAGATTATGCGGGTAACCAGGCTACTACGATTTTGAGGTAA
- a CDS encoding class I adenylate-forming enzyme family protein → MLLSERLPIAASLYPEEPALMRHGQTMSYGELYSLVERLRHALYVEGLRAGDRFVLLGDPDPQLVVAFYAAVGIGAIPLVPSPLLTVPELAAIFKDAEPHMIIHDDQHAEAAMATVKLLGYCPKLFTTDEEGTKSSSLAALLQQVHAFSPKDHFKRSVDDTAVLIYTGGTTGRPKGVMHSHRGMAAWNQLTPSAGFGHDLKRRVLVLNLSHLVGQFQLWATMAAGGCLVFLDEYPADVHLIMEAVERDQITQLSTVGQLLRDFTREASVGGRNLKSLSLIGCGGSIISPDTLQEVVSQFPEVIIVNNYSQAECGMSISRLFPAQHIGDPHRLRSVGRPADLAAQGEQAFEVRILDTDGSETVTGEAGEIVVRGAQTMLGYWRQLEATAETMSDGWIRTGDVGCLDVEGYLYVFDRLKDMVIVGGSNVFCAEVEHVIVTHEAVIDAAVIGNPLPDEGEELVAFVVLRDGDSLDLTQVRAFCEPHIARYKWPTQLFIVDTLPRTAVDKIDKKRLRKHLSSILSERLR, encoded by the coding sequence TTGCTTCTATCCGAACGATTGCCAATTGCAGCAAGTCTGTACCCTGAGGAACCTGCGTTAATGAGACATGGGCAAACGATGAGTTATGGGGAGCTTTACAGTCTAGTTGAAAGACTTCGTCATGCTCTGTATGTTGAAGGACTCCGGGCCGGTGATCGCTTTGTCCTTTTAGGTGATCCAGATCCCCAGCTCGTTGTTGCGTTTTATGCAGCAGTTGGGATCGGCGCTATACCGCTCGTGCCGTCTCCTTTGCTAACAGTGCCTGAACTCGCTGCGATATTTAAGGATGCAGAACCACATATGATTATTCATGATGACCAACATGCCGAAGCCGCTATGGCCACGGTAAAGCTTCTTGGGTATTGTCCAAAACTGTTCACGACAGACGAAGAAGGGACGAAGAGCAGTTCGCTCGCTGCTCTTTTACAACAGGTACATGCGTTCTCTCCAAAAGACCATTTCAAACGAAGTGTAGACGATACGGCAGTCCTTATTTATACGGGTGGGACAACTGGTCGGCCAAAAGGGGTCATGCATTCGCATCGTGGTATGGCTGCTTGGAATCAACTTACGCCTTCTGCAGGCTTCGGTCACGATCTCAAGCGTCGTGTGTTAGTGCTCAACTTATCCCATCTGGTAGGTCAGTTCCAGCTGTGGGCGACCATGGCTGCTGGGGGCTGTCTTGTATTCCTAGACGAATACCCAGCGGATGTACACCTCATTATGGAAGCTGTTGAACGTGATCAGATTACACAACTCAGCACAGTAGGCCAACTGCTTCGTGATTTTACCCGCGAGGCATCCGTAGGAGGTAGAAACTTGAAGAGTCTATCGCTTATTGGCTGCGGAGGGTCCATTATTTCCCCGGATACACTACAGGAGGTCGTATCGCAATTTCCTGAAGTTATCATTGTGAACAACTACTCACAAGCGGAATGTGGAATGTCTATAAGCCGCCTTTTTCCTGCTCAGCATATTGGCGATCCTCATCGCCTTCGATCCGTAGGTCGTCCTGCTGACTTGGCTGCCCAAGGTGAGCAGGCCTTTGAAGTTCGGATATTAGATACGGACGGAAGTGAGACAGTTACGGGCGAGGCTGGAGAAATCGTTGTTCGAGGTGCACAGACCATGCTGGGGTATTGGCGCCAGTTGGAGGCTACTGCCGAGACCATGTCCGATGGCTGGATTCGAACTGGGGATGTCGGTTGCCTGGATGTCGAAGGCTACCTTTATGTGTTTGATCGCTTGAAGGATATGGTTATTGTCGGCGGTTCCAATGTGTTCTGTGCCGAAGTGGAGCATGTTATTGTGACCCATGAGGCGGTAATCGACGCGGCCGTAATTGGAAATCCTCTTCCCGACGAAGGCGAGGAACTCGTCGCCTTCGTCGTGTTACGGGACGGTGACAGTTTGGATCTGACACAAGTGCGGGCGTTTTGTGAGCCACACATTGCTCGGTACAAATGGCCGACTCAACTGTTCATTGTGGATACTTTGCCCAGAACAGCTGTGGATAAAATAGACAAAAAGCGGTTGCGCAAGCATCTATCCTCAATATTATCCGAAAGACTACGCTAA
- a CDS encoding RNA polymerase sigma factor, producing the protein MDSIGKNGKEAAEAIRSYVKPIFGFALNRVKHRAEAEDLAQEIMLQLLKSFSGVRDIRSLDAYVWTVARYTWVNWLKKRAHAPQAIEINGMSELSAAPSREPLDRLLVTEAYRELRREVAFLSDIHRRIVVMHYYDELKIGDIAIALNIPVNTVKWHLSEAKKKLRKGMKRMRATRTLSVNPVSMREMGHSGSAGSLGETNDFLGRALAQNIVYAAYHKARTVHQIAEELGMPPSLLEGEVRHLADYNFLIQTSPGKYQSNTIVWDLFELAVAGHQFWQDCAAEVADVHFDALMEVRRQVEDSGVYVPDDDYNFLLWTLLPKNVEEQSWRSMPAGDNFDAVAPMRKDGGQYIAYAALNTSSNADPGFDMSSYVTFGPSLRYVEDSPLYLWQFNTYWSDRQVDWRSLEYRNVEICHAFQQGELPDNEENSEQYSFLLEKEYIRKTEEGYKFNALWIDSPQTLDRLNKAMPDLSALYAPAVGKLYDKMLKLFLQNQPKHLEPQLAYMVRGNTGGGRLVAYILKHLIDNGKLKPPLPHQQKTISTWMGPVK; encoded by the coding sequence ATGGATTCAATTGGTAAAAACGGAAAAGAAGCCGCGGAAGCGATTCGGAGCTATGTCAAACCGATTTTCGGTTTTGCGTTAAACCGGGTCAAGCACCGGGCCGAGGCGGAGGATCTGGCTCAGGAGATTATGCTGCAGTTGTTGAAATCCTTCTCTGGGGTGCGGGACATTAGAAGCCTTGACGCTTACGTCTGGACGGTTGCTCGATACACTTGGGTGAATTGGTTGAAAAAGCGTGCACACGCTCCCCAAGCGATCGAAATCAACGGTATGTCCGAACTGTCTGCCGCCCCTTCCCGGGAGCCGCTTGACCGGCTGCTGGTAACCGAAGCTTACCGCGAGCTCCGCCGAGAAGTCGCGTTTCTGTCCGACATCCATCGCCGGATCGTGGTCATGCATTACTACGACGAGCTTAAAATCGGCGATATCGCGATTGCTCTGAACATTCCTGTCAACACGGTGAAGTGGCATTTGAGCGAGGCCAAAAAGAAGTTACGGAAAGGGATGAAACGTATGCGTGCAACAAGAACTTTAAGTGTCAATCCGGTCAGTATGAGGGAAATGGGCCATTCCGGTTCGGCCGGCAGCCTTGGCGAAACCAACGATTTTCTTGGACGCGCCTTGGCGCAAAATATCGTTTACGCGGCTTATCATAAGGCGCGTACCGTACATCAAATCGCGGAGGAGCTCGGAATGCCGCCGTCTTTGCTGGAAGGCGAAGTCCGGCACCTGGCCGATTACAATTTTCTCATCCAAACCTCTCCCGGCAAATATCAAAGCAATACCATCGTCTGGGACCTCTTCGAGTTAGCCGTAGCTGGTCATCAATTCTGGCAAGATTGCGCCGCCGAAGTGGCCGATGTTCATTTCGATGCGTTAATGGAAGTTCGCCGACAAGTCGAGGATAGCGGAGTGTACGTTCCGGACGACGACTATAACTTCCTGCTCTGGACCTTGTTGCCCAAGAACGTCGAGGAGCAATCTTGGCGGAGCATGCCGGCGGGCGACAACTTCGATGCGGTCGCACCAATGCGAAAGGACGGAGGTCAGTATATTGCCTATGCGGCGTTGAACACGAGCAGCAATGCCGATCCGGGTTTTGATATGAGTAGTTACGTCACCTTCGGTCCGTCGCTCCGCTACGTCGAAGACTCTCCTTTATACTTGTGGCAATTCAATACGTACTGGAGCGACCGCCAGGTGGATTGGCGTTCCCTGGAATACCGGAATGTCGAGATTTGTCATGCGTTCCAACAAGGAGAACTGCCCGACAACGAAGAGAACAGCGAGCAATATTCGTTCCTGCTGGAGAAGGAGTACATCCGCAAGACGGAGGAGGGGTACAAGTTCAATGCGCTCTGGATTGACTCTCCGCAAACGTTGGATCGGTTGAACAAGGCAATGCCGGATTTGTCCGCTCTGTATGCGCCTGCTGTCGGCAAGCTCTACGATAAAATGCTCAAGCTGTTCCTGCAAAATCAGCCGAAGCATTTGGAGCCGCAGCTTGCTTACATGGTGAGAGGCAACACCGGCGGAGGCCGGCTTGTCGCTTATATTTTGAAGCATTTGATCGATAACGGGAAGTTGAAACCGCCGTTGCCGCACCAGCAGAAGACGATTTCGACCTGGATGGGGCCGGTCAAATAA
- a CDS encoding DnaA N-terminal domain-containing protein produces the protein MINIKRVGEIIARNRKELSMTQTQLGEVLKVSHQAVSKWERGDCLPDIDILVQLSKIFNNTVDYILTQEENDAHATRTNILNNKNDIWKSVLKKIKDQISQPSFDRWFTSATAIQIDNTLIISGQDQFATDWLYQRYSQMISKTIDEIRGDSDLEVTFRFSKGTENTEP, from the coding sequence ATGATAAATATTAAGAGGGTCGGGGAGATCATAGCAAGAAACCGTAAAGAGTTATCCATGACGCAAACACAACTTGGTGAGGTTTTAAAAGTTAGTCATCAGGCTGTTTCAAAGTGGGAGAGAGGTGATTGTTTACCTGATATTGATATATTAGTTCAATTATCCAAGATTTTTAATAATACCGTAGATTATATCCTAACTCAAGAAGAGAATGATGCTCATGCAACTAGAACGAATATACTTAATAACAAGAATGACATTTGGAAGTCAGTTCTAAAAAAAATAAAAGACCAAATCTCTCAGCCAAGCTTTGATAGGTGGTTTACAAGTGCTACAGCAATTCAAATTGACAACACCCTCATTATTTCAGGTCAAGATCAGTTTGCCACAGACTGGTTATATCAGAGGTACTCCCAAATGATTTCAAAAACTATAGATGAAATTAGAGGGGATAGTGATTTAGAGGTAACCTTTCGTTTTTCTAAAGGTACTGAAAATACAGAACCATAA
- a CDS encoding cyanophycinase, whose amino-acid sequence MKTHYYFSWFNHFFPEKLVHCLQEDIQDRKSLVMISANPSGYKDEQVNFDDVSEWTWLNQANIIFDEYHFIDYRMQKEDAQRFIRNASVIFLCGGYPVLQNDFLLDYELSDVIKNSNAIIMGASAGALNMAAKWLSLNNTDEVETSTIYNGIGFDHFAYESHSQRDYATFVQGYLSPLSEAIDVYAAEQESAIRVKDGKIEIMGPVYLISHSKIQKLVETL is encoded by the coding sequence TTGAAAACTCACTACTATTTCAGTTGGTTTAATCATTTTTTTCCTGAGAAGCTGGTCCATTGTTTACAGGAGGATATACAAGACAGAAAATCGCTTGTTATGATTAGTGCTAATCCGTCTGGTTATAAAGATGAGCAAGTTAACTTTGATGATGTTTCTGAATGGACATGGTTGAATCAGGCTAACATTATTTTTGATGAATATCATTTCATCGATTACCGTATGCAGAAAGAAGATGCTCAGCGATTCATTCGGAACGCTTCTGTCATTTTTTTATGTGGTGGATATCCTGTTTTACAGAACGATTTTTTGTTGGATTATGAATTATCGGATGTTATTAAGAATAGCAATGCCATTATCATGGGTGCCAGCGCCGGTGCGTTAAACATGGCTGCAAAATGGTTAAGCTTGAATAACACTGATGAAGTTGAAACAAGTACTATTTATAATGGTATTGGTTTTGATCATTTTGCCTACGAATCTCATTCTCAACGCGACTACGCCACGTTTGTTCAAGGCTACCTGTCCCCCTTGTCTGAAGCGATTGATGTTTATGCGGCAGAACAGGAGAGCGCTATACGTGTAAAGGACGGCAAAATAGAAATAATGGGACCTGTATATTTAATTTCCCACTCCAAGATTCAGAAGTTGGTTGAGACGCTCTAA
- a CDS encoding GNAT family N-acetyltransferase, with amino-acid sequence MSGAHDTKPVYPDKQESITNFENTYELYRQRICKYFSLKLNPMVADDLTQQVFLKAVENLHRFQGKSNLFTWIFKIAQNTMKNEYRRLSRKKETPFDFAGYESQSISLEFTKYVDFRIDIGVALKKLNETDQEIIALRFFVDCTLLEISKIVGMRESAVKNRLYRALEKLKKELKEWGGVTIMSIQDLISIVNKGENEGLNNQPNKVHHDWEVRKFEIGYWIDTRYSGKGYMTEAVQGITDFAFNHLNANRIEIRCDTKNTKSKMIPERLKFDMEGVIRNEDLSVDGSELRDTNIYALVK; translated from the coding sequence ATGTCAGGAGCTCATGACACAAAACCTGTTTATCCGGATAAACAGGAAAGCATCACTAACTTTGAAAACACTTATGAGCTGTATCGTCAAAGGATTTGCAAGTACTTTTCCCTGAAATTGAATCCGATGGTTGCAGATGATTTGACTCAACAGGTGTTTTTAAAAGCAGTCGAGAATCTTCACCGATTCCAAGGGAAATCAAATTTATTTACGTGGATATTCAAGATTGCTCAGAATACAATGAAAAACGAATATCGAAGGTTATCGCGAAAAAAAGAAACTCCGTTTGATTTTGCGGGATATGAATCACAGTCGATCTCCCTTGAATTTACGAAGTATGTTGATTTTCGAATTGATATCGGAGTTGCGCTGAAAAAGTTAAATGAAACCGACCAGGAAATCATTGCATTACGCTTTTTTGTGGACTGCACACTGCTTGAAATTTCTAAGATCGTAGGGATGCGTGAAAGTGCAGTAAAGAACAGACTCTACAGAGCTTTGGAAAAACTTAAAAAGGAACTGAAAGAATGGGGAGGCGTTACGATCATGTCTATTCAAGATCTGATTTCAATTGTTAATAAGGGTGAAAACGAGGGATTGAACAATCAGCCCAATAAAGTACACCATGATTGGGAAGTTCGAAAGTTTGAAATTGGGTATTGGATTGATACTAGGTATAGTGGGAAAGGTTATATGACTGAAGCTGTACAAGGTATCACTGATTTTGCTTTTAATCATTTGAATGCAAATCGAATAGAAATACGCTGTGATACTAAAAACACTAAAAGCAAGATGATCCCCGAAAGATTGAAGTTTGACATGGAAGGTGTTATTAGGAATGAAGACCTGTCTGTTGATGGAAGTGAATTAAGAGACACGAACATATATGCATTAGTAAAGTAA
- a CDS encoding helicase DnaB, with amino-acid sequence MRMKNLHHYTEHHRYCVYREFGLSALDDRMLTGAYQPMVGAFAVGLYRLLFQHLPGEQVGYSPLEQQRRLFMTLGLEPSEKGRKYMLEQTSKLEAVGLLQTSRLYIPENDDYIYEYELQPPLSPAEFFRTQHLTLLLRDKIGKFAVLSLRSGFSAVENGDAPYPVANKENISVPFYDIFELNTHVIDYELEQALSEVSTTAQRTGTNDAAEENSLNYADIILRFPRESVNRRHVEQLRFDHEQLGIVNYVVNKFNLSVQDVCRLLDEDDIFSPQGQLILDDLQHKASMQFRQTKKRHEQQTVQAAKVVALRQHMEEPERKEDSGEPPVEHGVQMEYYVEVPPQFMTKCDIHQYNMMLRNEPYTRLLQTFFPGAVPDNLIDIFEKIDLSYKLPGEVINVLIHYLMALLVSGGEQRINRNFVEAIASNMLLKQVNSYEKAVQYIRDQAKVKGKQAAGAAGTRTRTYGKGTKAKPEIPIVQDISTDGDAVSEEEFEEMMRFAQQMQASKQKGTS; translated from the coding sequence ATGCGCATGAAGAATCTGCACCATTATACTGAACATCATCGCTACTGCGTATACAGGGAGTTTGGACTTAGCGCCCTGGATGACCGTATGCTTACAGGAGCATACCAGCCCATGGTAGGTGCTTTTGCGGTTGGCTTGTATCGGCTGTTGTTTCAGCATCTTCCCGGTGAACAGGTCGGTTATTCGCCGCTTGAACAGCAACGGAGGCTGTTCATGACACTTGGCTTGGAGCCAAGTGAGAAAGGGCGCAAATATATGTTAGAGCAGACATCCAAGCTTGAGGCAGTAGGGTTACTTCAGACTTCACGGCTATATATACCGGAAAATGATGATTACATCTACGAATATGAGCTGCAACCGCCGCTCTCTCCGGCAGAGTTTTTCCGGACACAGCATTTGACACTGCTGCTTCGTGACAAGATAGGCAAATTCGCAGTGCTTTCCCTGCGTTCCGGTTTCTCGGCAGTCGAAAATGGCGACGCACCTTATCCGGTAGCCAATAAAGAGAATATTTCCGTTCCCTTTTACGATATATTTGAATTGAATACCCATGTGATTGATTACGAGTTGGAGCAGGCTTTGTCGGAAGTATCCACTACGGCTCAGCGGACAGGCACGAATGATGCAGCGGAAGAAAACAGTTTGAACTATGCCGACATTATTTTGCGTTTCCCGCGGGAGTCGGTCAATCGTCGTCATGTAGAACAATTGCGATTTGATCATGAACAATTGGGCATTGTAAATTATGTAGTGAACAAGTTTAATCTCAGTGTGCAGGATGTATGCCGACTCCTGGACGAAGATGATATCTTCAGTCCACAGGGCCAGCTGATTCTGGATGATCTTCAGCATAAGGCGAGCATGCAGTTCAGACAGACGAAGAAGCGTCATGAACAACAGACTGTACAGGCAGCCAAGGTCGTGGCACTGAGACAGCATATGGAGGAGCCTGAACGGAAAGAGGACTCTGGTGAACCACCTGTTGAGCATGGAGTGCAGATGGAGTACTACGTCGAAGTACCTCCGCAATTTATGACTAAGTGTGATATTCATCAATACAACATGATGCTGCGTAATGAGCCATATACACGTCTGCTGCAGACGTTCTTCCCAGGTGCAGTTCCGGACAATCTGATCGATATATTCGAGAAAATTGATCTGAGCTACAAGTTGCCTGGTGAAGTCATTAATGTATTGATTCATTATTTGATGGCATTGCTTGTATCCGGCGGAGAGCAGCGGATTAACCGTAACTTCGTTGAGGCCATTGCCTCCAACATGTTACTTAAGCAGGTAAACTCATATGAGAAAGCTGTGCAATATATTCGCGACCAGGCCAAGGTCAAAGGCAAACAGGCTGCTGGTGCAGCTGGAACCCGTACCCGTACATACGGCAAAGGAACCAAAGCCAAACCCGAAATTCCAATTGTACAAGACATAAGCACCGATGGGGATGCCGTATCTGAGGAAGAGTTCGAAGAGATGATGAGATTTGCCCAGCAGATGCAGGCGAGTAAGCAAAAAGGTACTTCTTAA
- a CDS encoding YuiB family protein, producing MQFIPVLVLMVLFFVMMFGIGFILNMLMKTTWFPSYLFIIVILPVVVYSLWDHSSSLMSHLGSFQLVDYMTGIAGLAGAVISGWTIQKLRLGGYRMF from the coding sequence ATGCAATTTATACCTGTGTTGGTATTGATGGTATTATTTTTCGTTATGATGTTTGGTATCGGTTTCATTCTGAACATGCTGATGAAGACCACCTGGTTTCCTTCCTATCTGTTCATCATTGTGATATTGCCTGTTGTCGTGTACTCTCTATGGGATCATTCGTCATCTCTGATGTCACATCTGGGATCTTTCCAGCTTGTAGACTATATGACGGGCATCGCTGGACTGGCTGGTGCGGTAATCAGTGGCTGGACGATTCAGAAGTTACGTTTGGGTGGGTACAGAATGTTTTAG